CCAATTCCGAGGAAGGAAgggacaagaaagaaaaaacttgaATGGAAAAAGACTAAAGAGACATGAAAGTGGGGTCGCACGAGACTGGGGCGGTTAGCAGCGCTGCAGCAGCAGCGGCTGAGTGAGTGAGGGTGTGGTGAGAAGGTGGCTGGCTGGCTGGCGAATGCAGTGTCCTTTCCCACTTTGCCCCTTTGCAGGCCCACCCACACCCCACTCCAAAAGcccttataataataataataatattaatacaatATACAAAAGGCAAGTTACCACTTACCATTGCAGAGGGGTTACAGTGAACAAGAAGGCAGCCCAGCCCAATTCCACCTCACCACCCCTCTTTCTTCCCCATAAATACAGCCCTTCCCTTCCTCTCAGTCTCCACGCTCTACTCTCACCTTCTCCCACCTTCTGCTACCTTCTCCTGAACCCCCCTAGCTCTTCTCTTTGCCTAGTGTTTTTCTGCTATAACATTTATGACTAAGGACGTTGAGGTTGCGGAGCATGGGTCCTTCTCCGCCAAGGACTACCATGACCCACCGCCGGCGCCGCTGTTCGACTCAGTCGAGGTCACTAAGTGGTCCTTCTACAGGGCCCTGATTGCGGAGTTCATTGCCACGCTGCTCTTCCTTTACATTACGGTGCTGACAGTCATCGGCTACAAGAGCCAGACTGCTGGGGGTGACCCATGCGGGGGTGTTGGCATTCTGGGCATCGCTTGGTCTTTTGGTGGCATGATCTTTATCCTTGTTTACTGCACTGCCGGCATTTCTGGTCAGTTTTCTCTCTTCTGggttgttcttttttcttttgttttcatgCACTCTTTTTGACTCTCgagaacaacaaaaaaaaaaaaaaaccctgcaAACATCGGTTAGAAAactggttttctttctttctttctctttttccctctttctctttctctttcagggattcatttatttttatgaccATTTCTTtgtgaagttaaaaaaaaaaaagtgaaagaaagaaaggatcTGTTAGAACTTCAtagctttctttcctttcttacctttctttctttgtggtccttttttttctttccctggATAAATAATTCTGCTGGAAAGGTTCACTTGAAGGAGGTAGTTGATGGAGTTGacgtttggtttctgagaaataattggaaaatagTGTTGGCTTTGTTTCCTAGAGTGTAAAAAGCTTCAACTCAACTATTGGCCGGAGTTGCCTTACCCCTTCCTTTGGGCCCCAAACcgaaaaataaacataaaatttttacTTATGTTATCCTTTTTCTAGTTTTCCTTCTCACCAAACAGATGGTATGGGTCTCTTTCTCCGATCGTGATGGAGAAccttctctaaaaaaaaaaaaactttttcaatcAGCTTTATGTAATTTCCTTCCCACCCagaaagttttgattttttttcatgctaaaaatttagaataaatgaattgaaattGATTTACTCTTTCCCCTTTCTCATGGTTTTTCCTTAAATCAAAAGATTTATCTTAATGTAAATGGCATGGCGCAAGGTAGCATATGCTGATCGATAGTTTTGTAAAATGCGCAGGGGGACACATTAACCCGGCGGTGACCTTTGGGCTGTTCCTGGCCCGGAAGGTGTCGCTGATCCGAGCAATATTGTACATGGTGGCTCAGTGTCTTGGAGCCATTTGCGGTGTGGGTCTCGTCAAAGCCTTCCAATCTGCTTACTATGATCGCTACGGGGGCGGTGCCAACGAGCTCTCCACCGGCTACAGCAAAGGCACCGGCTTGGGCGCTGAGATCATCGGAACTTTTGTCCTTGTCTACACCGTCTTCTCTGCAACTGACCCCAAGAGGAGTGCCAGAGACTCCCATGTTCCTgtgagttgaattttttttctctccaattTTTGTTTCCAATCAAAATTGGTGTGAATGATTATTGTTAGAATCTTGAGTAGATATTATTAAGTAATGTTTGTG
This DNA window, taken from Vitis riparia cultivar Riparia Gloire de Montpellier isolate 1030 chromosome 13, EGFV_Vit.rip_1.0, whole genome shotgun sequence, encodes the following:
- the LOC117928549 gene encoding probable aquaporin PIP2-5, with the protein product MTKDVEVAEHGSFSAKDYHDPPPAPLFDSVEVTKWSFYRALIAEFIATLLFLYITVLTVIGYKSQTAGGDPCGGVGILGIAWSFGGMIFILVYCTAGISGGHINPAVTFGLFLARKVSLIRAILYMVAQCLGAICGVGLVKAFQSAYYDRYGGGANELSTGYSKGTGLGAEIIGTFVLVYTVFSATDPKRSARDSHVPVLAPLPIGFAVFMVHLATIPITGTGINPARSLGAAVIYNNEKAWDDQWIFWVGPFIGAAIAAFYHQFILRAGAIKALGSFRSTPRV